The genomic region TACGTCTATGATTATCTTGAAGGATCCTTGTCTGCTGAATACAAGGCCATGCGAAAACAAGGGATGATCAAGGGAAGGGCACTGTCAAGTTTCTACAATGGTGTCTATGCCGAGATGTCCAAACGTTTTGACGTGCGGTCGGTAAGTTCAGATGAAACAGCAAGGGCTTTGACCAAGGTACATGATGACAACAGGCATAAGGCTGAATCGTGTTACTATGGTTCAGGTGTCTTGCATGCCCAGCACAGAAGCTACTATCAAAGGAATGAAGCGGCATATGCAATTGGAAAGAAAGTAGGACAGCATACCCACATACGGAAAGCTGTTACCGTAAGCTCTTCCGGAGGTAGGCTTCTTGAATAATATTGTAGTAATCAGGTTGATGCGATGGTCATCTGTACTTTTATTGAATAATTGCCTGCAGGGATATCTTTCCCTGTTGTCTGCCAGTAGAAATGGAAAGAGAGGATGTTTCCCGATTGGATGCCTGATGAGATGGTGAATTTTGGTTCCAATACGTATGAGTCGGTGGAAATGTTGGTCGAGCCCTGTGTCTCGTTGTTGTAGAAGTACAGTGGAATTCCTGAATCGGAACCTGTGGAACTGACGAAATCCTTTGTGCCATACTGTTCCGTTACTGCAAAGGAAATGTCATAGGATTTTGATTGGTAGTAGTTGCTTTGGTACTCAAGGTAATAGTTTTGGGTTTTTCCATTTTTGCTGAAATCATAATTGTTGCTGTCGACATAATCGGAACCTTCCACATTCGTGTATCTGTCTGATTCCGTGTAGAGTCCAAAAGTGGCTATGGAACCGTCGTAGATGATGTCCATAGGATAGGAAAAAGGAATGGAGAGCTTTGGTCCGGGTAGGTTGATGTACGCACTGCTTACGTTTCCGTAAAGTGGCAGCAGGACTAGGGACATTAAGATTGAAGCTATGCCGAATGTATTGATTTTCATTGCTGCCTCCTTATAAATCTATTATGCTGTCCCAGCCATTTTTGTTGCTTTCGTCGGTAGTGAAATTGAAATAGATGATATCACGATAATGTCCGGCCTCTATGTTCGAAAGACTTACGCCGCTGTTCGGTTTGATCCTTATGTCCAGTCCGAGAGAGTACGACGGTTCAAAGCCTCTGAGAAGGAATTTCGTTGATGTGCTGAATATAGGCGCAGATGCCCGTTCAAATTTCAATTCATAGGGGATGTCCTGTTTGTAATCAGAATCAAGGTCAGGATGGAGGGCGAAATCATTTGCCGTGGAAATCTGGCAACCTATCTTGTATGTTTTGTCAGCCGGAGTATTTCCTGTGACATTCAGGTCAAGCTCACATAACTTACGGAACGTGTCAGCAAAACCGGTACTTTCGAATATGCCTTCAGGGTCCGCACCATATCCCTGCCATATGTTGAAGGTATAAGTTCTGACCTTGGTCTTTCCGCCTGTGATTTCAATGGGGCCGATAGATCTGTTGAGCCATTGGGAATTGATGAGATAGTATTTTGCCTTGTCCTGCGTGGTATTGTCATTCAATACGAAAGCATCATCGTCTTTCAGGTAGAAATAGGCATCAGTACTTTTGGACAGGCTGAATTGGAGTGAGACGGCAGAGCCGGAAGAGAGATTCTCTTCCCAGCTGTAATCGGTAAGCACATAGTAGAAATCGATGGTTTCACCGGCACTGACGTTGCCTAGGCGAAACCATGTCCAGTTGCTGCCTGCTGTATCGAACTGATACTTTGTCTGTGCGTCAGGGCTGAATTCCCCATAGCAGCTCGAATCGGTCTCAGAGGCAAAGAACGTCGAAAAAGTAGCAGAATATGAGTATTTTCCGTCATCAGTTACCACATTCAAGCTTCCGCTTGTTTGGAAATGATACTGTTCAGCTCCGATATAAAGGTTCTTGAAGTCCTTGCTGAAAGTGAATGAAGCAATCTTGATACAGATGATATTGTTCTTGCCTTGGTCTGAAAAACTGGAGTTGAGCGTCGTATAAGGTACCGAATTGAGAGCTGTATCATCCAGTGAAGTTATTTGGGTATTCTGATTGAAAAATAAATTTTCAGTTATGTCAGGATTGGTAAGGGAAGCAAAGAGCGGAGAAATTAACATGCTTAGTGCAAATAGGCAAGAAACACACATCTTCATGTATTTTTTCAATTCAGATTCCTCCTCAATATAAGCTTCTTATGTCAAGAGTTTTAAAACTTGTTAATTCACTCTTAGCTTTATTATACTCTTATTCGACCCATCTTGTCTACTTCTTTCTGGTAGAAATCAGTTTTTTTTGAGATAATGATTTTTTATAATAAATCAAATTATGACATATCTTGCAGAAAACATTCGCGCATGGTGTGATACTTGCCGTTTGTTGGATTTAAAGGTACCATGAAGGACATGAAACGGGATATTGGAACAACAGATGATCATAAAGGCACCCTGATAATAAAGTTGATAATCAGCATAGTTGTCCTGATAGTAGTCCTGGTAGTCCTTGGCAAATGGACCAAGTCCCTGAGACAGAAATATGAAGAAGAAAGACTTCGGACGGAACTTACTAAGGTAATCGACAAGGAAGGAACACAGGGCGTCCTCGGTCTTGCCGGGGTGAAAGTAAATGACATTGTCTATGGTAAGAGCGGTGTATCACTTGTCCTGGATGATGGCTCGGCTTGGCAGTATACCAGTGAAGAAGAACAAAACATGCGGGTATGGCAGAAGTGCAACAAGACTGTAGTCCATATCTCGACCAGTCAAGTCCGTGATAAAAGTAACATAATAGATGCTGAAGTAGTCAATGAATCAGGTTCTGGAGTTCTCTTCAGTACCAAGGGATATGTACTGACCAATTCACATGTCATCAGCAAGGGTGAAGCAATTTCCGTAACTCTTGCCGATGGATCTGCCTTTCCCGCCAAAGTCATCGGCAATGATCCTGTGGATGATCTTGCAGTCTTGCAGATTGATACAAAGTCAGATGTTTCCCTTGATTTGATTTCATTTGGAACAAGCGGAGATTTGAAGATCGGGCAGCGTGTACTTGCAATCGGCAATCCCTATGGATATGACCGGACAATGACCCAAGGTATCATCTCTGGGCTGGGAAGAGCGGTACAGACAAGCCAGAATGGTCTTATCATGGGAATGATCCAGACGGATGCCGCAATCGGTCCGGGAAACAGCGGTGGGCCTTTGCTTGACCTGCATGGAAATATGATTGGGCTCAATGCAGCCATAACGACTGGAACGGAAGGCGGAGCCAGCCTGAACTTTGCCATTCCTGTCGATACCGTTTCTTCAATCCTTCCTGATTTGATTGAGAAAGGCAAGGTTGAAAGAGGCTGGCTTGACTTGGTCCCTATCCAGATGACTCCACAACTTGCTGAATATCTGGGCAGCAATGTGGAGGAAGGGCTTTTGGTCAGTCAGGTAGTTGCAGGAGGAAAGGCCGAGAAAGCCGGTATCAGGGGCGGGACGACTTTGGTCAGCTATGGAGCTTCGAAATTTTATCTGGGCGGCGATATCATAACGGAAATCAATGGTGAAAAAGTGGCATCATACAATGATTATTATAAAGCTTTGCTACCGACCAAGAGCGGGGATAAAGCAGATCTTACCATCATCAGGGATGGGAAGACAAAACATGTTTCCGTGGTATTGATTGAACGTGAACAATCAGATGTGGCTGCCATATTACATTGAGGATGGCGACAGGTGAAGAAAAATAATGAAGCTGACTCCTTGGGAAAAGCTCCGGAAGAAAGCAAGATCGCATTCAGTGAGCCTTGGGCTGATGAAGGCTTCAAGAACCTACATGATGCATTGGGTGGAAAGGACCGGCCTTTGCATGTGGTTTCGCCTTATGAACCGGCAGGGGACCAGCAACAGGCCATAGACAAGCTTGCGGCAGGCATAAAGGCCGGAGACCGGGCTCAGGTACTCAAGGGTGTCACTGGCTCTGGAAAAACCTATACGATGGCGAAGATAATCGAAAAGGTTGACAGGCCGACATTGGTACTTTCTCATAACAAGACACTGGCAGCCCAGCTGTTCAGGGAATTCAAGGACTTTTTTCCCGATAATGCAGTAGAGTACTTTGTTTCGACATATGATTATTATCAACCCGAGGCATATGTACCGGGCAAGGATCTGTACATAGAAAAGACTGCAGATATAAATCAGGAAATAGACCGGTTGAGACTTTCTGCTTCATTTTCTCTGATGGAAAGGAGGGACGTGATCGTCGTCTCGACAGTTTCCTGTATCTATGGCTTGGGCAACCCTGTCAGTCTCCATGATATGGTACGGACTTACAGGAAAGGCCAGGTGTTTGACCATACTGTGGAACTGGAACAGCTGAGCCGCATGCTGTATGAACGCAATGATGCATTGTTGCAGCGAGGTTCCTTTCGTGTGCGGGGAGATGTCATCGAAATCTGTCCTGCATATCTTGAGAATGCAGTCAGGATTTCACTTGATTGGGATGTGATTGATTCCATAATTTGGTTTGATCCTCTTACAGGTGAGAAGCAGGCTTCGGTCGAAGCTTTTACGCTTTATCCCGCAAAGCAGTTTGTCATGCCACAGGATGCCGTAAAGAAAGCTATCGGCAGGATTGAATCGGAGCTTACCTCACAGATTGAGTTTTTCAGAAACAGCGGAAAGATCCTCGAGGCAGAACGGATAAAGACACGGGTGGAATATGACCTTGAAATGCTGAAGGAAATAGGGTATTGCTCCGGCATGGAGAATTATTCCAGGCCGCTTACCGGCAGACAAGAGGGAGAGCGACCCGCTTGTCTGCTTGATTATTTTCCGAAGGATTTCATTACTTTCATTGATGAAAGCCATGTTACCTTACCGCAGGTAGGTGCCATGTACGAAGGGGACCGCGCTCGCAAACTTAATCTTGTCAATTATGGTTTCCGTTTGCCATCTGCCTTGGACAACCGCCCGTTGAAGTACAGTGAGTTCGATACAGTCGTAGGACAGAGGGTATATGTTTCTGCTACACCGGGACAAAATGAACTTTCGCAAGCCAAACAGATAGTAGAGCAGATAATCAGGCCGACCGGTCTGCTTGATCCGAAGATTGAGGTTAGAAGCTCTGAAGGCCAGATGGAAGATTTATATAAGGAAATCAAGCTTACCATTGCAAAAGGCCAACGTGTGCTGGTTACGACATTGACGAAGAAGATGGCAGAGGACCTTACGGACTATTTTGTCAACCTCGGTCTCAAGGTACGTTACTTGCATAGTGAGATTGAGACGATTGAGAGAGTTGAGATCCTTAGGGATCTGCGGCTTGGTACATTCGATGTGTTGATCGGCATAAACTTGCTGAGGGAAGGCCTTGACCTTCCTGAGGTGGCCTTGGTGGCTATCCTGGATGCCGACAAAATTGGTTTCCTTCGTTCCACTACATCCTTGATACAGACGATAGGACGAGCTTCCAGGAATGCTGAAGGCAGGGTATTGATGTATGCTGACAGAGTCAGCGATGCCATGGAGGATGCAATCCACGAAACCGAGCGTCGGCGGACGATCCAGATGGAATTCAATACGGCACACGGGATTACACCGAAAACAATCAAAAAGGCCATCAATGATATCCTTGAAAGAGAAGTCGAAGATGACAAACAGGATGCAAAGAGTGATATTGCCATCCGGCGTGGTGGGTATAACCTCCTGATAAAGAGTGATCGGAACAAATATATCAAGGAATTGGAAAAAGAAATGTTACGTTTGGCAAAGGACCTGGAATATGAGAAAGCAGCAGTACTCAGGGATGAAATTGAGGCTGTGAAGGCAGGTGCCCTGACAAAGTAAGTCTGTGTTGCCATTTGTTGCATTTGACGTTACTATTCAGAGAAAAGTCAGATGCCGGAGTACGTGTATGATCTTATGGCATACGGGATGGAGGAGCAACTGGTGAAAGATAAGATGAATGGTTTCTGCCTCAAAGGCAATTTCATTTATATGAATGATGCAGGACAACTTCAGACTGTCGTAGGCGGATATGGTGTATGCGTTGACGGCATATCACAAGGTGTATTCAAGCAACTGCCTGCTGCGTATAAGGGTTTTCCTATAGAAGACAGGGGTGAAGAACTTATACTTCCCGGACTTGTCGATCTCCATGCACATGCTCCCCAATATGGTTATAGAGGCATAGGAAAGGAATTGGAATTGCTTGATTGGCTTGAAACATATACGTTTCCAATCGAGAAGAAGTTCGGAGATCTTGACTATGCAAGGCAATCCTATCAGCTGTTTGTCGATGATCTCTTGGCGTCTGCTACTACCCGTATCGTACTTTTTGCAACCATACATGTCCCCGCAACCTTGTTTTTGATGCAGTTGCTGGAAACCTCAGGTATGGTGTCGTTTGTCGGTAAAGTCAATATGGACCGTAACAGTCCTGATTATTACCGTGAGACATCTGCACGAGCATCATTGGAAGCAACCAGGAATTTCCTTGACGAAGTTGCATCATCCGGTTTTTCTTCAACGTATCCTATACTGACTCCAAGGTTCATACCTAGTTGCAGTGATGAGCTTATGCATGGATTGGGTAAGATTCAGGAAGACTATGATGTACCGGTACAATCCCATCTTTCCGAGAATCGGAAAGAAATCGCATGGGTCAGGCAACTGTGTCCGGATGCACGGTTCTATGGTGATTGTTACTATCGGGATGGCTTGTTCGGTGGGGGTGCCCCGACAATCATGGCTCATTGTGTCTCTTCTTCGGAAGACGAAATTGAACTGATGGCAAAGCAGGGAGTATTTGTTGCCCATTGTCCTTCGTCAAATGAATGTATTGCCAGTGGCATTGCTCCTATCCGCAGATATCTGGACCGTGGAATGAATGTTGGTTTCGGCAGTGATGTTGCAGGTGGATATACGCTTTCGATTTTCAATGAGATGGCAGAAGCATTGAAGCTGTCGAAGATGTACTGGAGATACCTTGATGAAAAATGTTCACCACTTTCTGTCAGAGAGGTATTTGATATGGCAACGAGAAGGGGAGGCAGGTTCTTCGGTAAGGTAGGAAGCTTTGATCCTGGCTACCAGTTTGATGCCGTTTCCATTGATGACTCGGCAATCAGAAGTTTGGTGTCCCATACGCTTGAAAATCGTCTTGAACGGCTTATATACCTACATGAAACTTGTAAGCTGACGCAGAAATATATCAAGGGAAAATTGGTCTTCAGCTCAAACCGGCACAACGGTCGCTAATAGGCAAATAAGATTAGATCGGATCTGCCTCCGTTTGTCATTGGGTGCTGATGACTGGTACCAGATCCGTTGTCAGATAGCGGAATCTGTTGATGGGTTATGATGTATGCATACAGGCTGTCGGTCGTCAGCAGATTGCAGCTGTCACAGGCGGGAGGCAGTCCATCGGACAGCTTTCCTTGTATGCCGTCTGCCTGTACCGCACTAGGAACGATCGTGTTTTCCAACTGTCCTTTCGTACCGTCACACCATCCAAGACCTTCCAAAAGGGCCTTTGTAAAATATCCATGGATATGGTCATGAAGCAATGGACTGGGCTCATGGCTTGTATTGTCCGATGTTGTTGCACAGAGCACGTAGATGTCGTCTTTATATGTCGGATCTGTACCATATAGCTTTTCCAATGCAGCTTTCCACACATTTCCTGCAGTCAGCTTCGAAATGGTCGTGCTGTTTTGCCTGATGAAATTTCCACAGAAGCAGGAATCTGAAATAATGAGTTTTTTCCCAGGGATCTTTGATAGTTCTGCAAATAGTTCTTCAGGACTGAGCAACTGGCTCTCATTTATATTTCCATTGCAGATTGTCCTGCCTGTCTTTTCATCAGTACAACCGAGAAGCCAGCTTCCTTTTTCCCTGTCACCATGTCCACTGTAGCTGATGATTGTCAGGTCATTTTCACTTGCAATTGTAATCTGCTGTCTCAAGTAGGACAGCAGGTGGTCTTTTGAGGGATATGAGGGACATGTGAGAGTTTCCGTTCCATACAGGGGACCAGCCTGCTGGAATTTTGTACCATGGAAGTTCCTCGCACATCTGGCAGTGTTTTCTTCGAAGGCTTTTGTAAGTTCATTGCTGTCATTGATCGTGCCTTTGAGTGTCGTAACATTTGTGTTTGCATAATCCAATGCTATGGAAAGCAGATATATATCTCCATGCTGTCTGGGGCTGTTGAATTCCATCGAGCAGCTGGTGGTGAGCAAACATGACAAGAGAACAAGTAGGATGCAACCTTTCTTTTTCATATCCAAGCCTCCTTCCTACTTGCATCAATTTCTTCTGTTTTGCTTGTATCGGGAGGAAAAGGAAAAAGTAAGTATGTGGAATGTCAGGTTGTCATGCCGCTGATACTGAGACCGATGCCGAATGCAGGACAGAGCAATTCCTTTCGGTAGATGAGGTTCAATGGTGTTACGATTGCAAGCTGGATATGATTGCTTTCACAAACTATGTAACGGGCAAGGACAGATGCCTGTAGATAAGCTTCAAGGTTGTCTGTTTTTCCCAAAGCTGCCATTCCTTGCATGAATATACTCAGTACAGACAGTTTCTTTGTGATTTCATAACCGATGTTGATACCGCCGGCATAACCATTGAAAGGTCTTTGCCTGTTATTGCCTACGAATGAAGATGAATCTATGTTGAGAAAGCCGATGGATAATCCTATGTAGAACTTATTGTATTTGAGAAAAGGACTGATGACCAGGTTGTTTCCGCCTGCATTGTAGGTTACCGCATCATTGCTTTCGCTGATATCATAAGAAGTTTCTATCAAGCCGGAGAAACTGGCCTCTATGCCTAGTTTGCTATCTACATTCTTTGCATGGAGGGAGGAGATGAACATGCTTAAGCATAATATCAGGAGTATTGTCTTTGTCTGTTTGTTTATATTTTTTCTTTTCATACTTACTTCTATCAACTTGAATAGTGTTTTCTGTTTCTACTCCAGTGAATGACCATCCTTGAATTCAGTGATTGCCCGTTTTCTGATGGAAAGACTGACAGCTTGATCAGCAGGCCGATACGGTGTCATCGCGGTGATAAGATAACCTCTCCATCTGCAGGAAAGCAGATAGGCATTGCCCCTGTATTCCGTTTTTGTTACAGTGGCATCCCGAAGCAGGACATAGGGGAAAAGTTCAGGATTTCCTAATCTCAGGCTATCTATTACCTTGATATCTTCAGGACGGATGAAGGCAAGATGGTCAGTCGTATCTATTTTTTCGGAGGAGGTAGCATCATTGCCAAGTGCAAGTCTTTCATCATTTCCTTGTAGCAGTGTCCATGGAAGGAGGTTGCCTTCACCGATGAAAGAAGCTGCAAACAAAGTCTTTGGATGATGGTAGATTTCTTCTCCCGTACCGACTTGTTCGATTTTTCCATCGTTCATCACGATGATATGGTCGCTGATGGTCAGGGCTTCCATTTGGTCATGGGTAACGTAGATCATCGTGACCTTTGGTACGGTCATGGATGTCTCTGATGGTCTTTCTGAGAATCATACGGAGCTTTGCATCAAGTGCTGAGAGCGGTTCATCAAGAAGCAGGAGCTTCGGATCTGATGCAAGTGCCCTTGCCAATGCTACCCGTTGTTTCTCACCTCCGGAAAGACTGTCAATTTTTCTTTTTCCGAAGCCTTCAAGATTGACTGTTTCCAATAATTCATATACTCGCTTTAATCTTTCTGTTTTCTTGATTTTCCTTAGTTTGAGCGGATAGGCAATGTTGTTTTCAACATTCAGGTGAGGATAAAGTGCATAGTCTTGGAATACCAGGGCCATACCTCGCTGATAGACAGGCTGGTTGGATATATCGATGCCATTCCATGTCAGTGTACCTTCATCAGGCCTTTGGAGTCCCGTGATCAGCTGGAGTGTCGTGCTTTTCCCGCAACCGCTTGGTCCGATGATGGAAACAAGTTCACCTTCCGGTATGTCAAAGGAAACCTCAAGTTCAAATTGTTCATATTCTTTACGTAGGGTACATGACAATCCGTTGTGTATCATATGCTTAGCCTCTTTGTATGTTCGCTTGTTACGAAGACGACGGCACAGACGGCAATAAGTATTGTTCCCAAGGCACATGCGCCGTTATAATTGTATGATCCTATCAGACGATACATGACGATCGGCAGTGTGACCAGATGGGAAGATGCAAGGGTCAGTGTCGCATTGATTTCCCCCATGCTCAAAGCAAAGGCAAAGATTGCTCCGCTGATCAAGGCATTCCGAAGCAATGGGATTTCAACGGTAAGAAAAGCTTGGAATGGAGTTGCTCCCAAGGTCTGTGCACTGCTGTTCAATGCTTGCGGCAGTTTCCTTAATTCAGGGGTTACTGTCCTCAGTACGAATGGCAAGGAGATGATCAGATGGGCCAATACCACCATGATAAAGCCATTGCCATGTATCCGGGCTGCTATAAGATAGTAACCCAGTCCGATGATGACACTTGAAATTGCCATTGGCAACATGCCTAAAAGTTCAATCAATGATGCAGACAATGAGTGTTGTCGTTTTGCTCCCGTAGCTATCATAAGAGACAGCGGCATTGAGAGAAGTGCAACGACTGTTGCTATGATCAAAGAATTCCTTATGGCAGGAAGGGCTTCTCCCATGCCCCCTGTAGCTGTCTTGTAGCCAAAGAGTTCCTTGTACCAGCGGAGCGTCAGCTGCATACCATTGACTTGCGAAGCTTTCGTCAGGAAAGATTTGACTATGATGGAAAGCATCGGTGCAAGGACAAATACAGCTACAAGAAAGGCATAGATGACTGCCGACATTTTACCAAAGGATGAAGCAGGACGTTTTTCCTTTTCAATTTCTTGGGTACTGTATTCACTGGTATGCATGCTTCTTGTTGCTGCATTATAAAGAATCAGGATCAACAGGCATAAGAGTATGGACACGATGGCATATGCACTTGCACCTCCTAAATCAAGGGTAATGCGTGCCCTACGGTAGATTTCCACTTCCATGGTCGTATACTGCGGTCCTCCACCAAGCACCAGGATGATGGCAAAACTGGTAAAGCAGAAGAGAAACACAAGTAGAGAAGAGGAAAGGATAGCCGGTATAAGCCTTGGCAGGGTAATGTACCTGAAGGTCTGCATCCGGGTTGCTCCGGAAACTGCCGAGGAAAGCTCAAGGCGTCCGTCCAGATTATCTTGATATGTAGTCACTAGATTAAGGATAATGGGAAAATTGTAAAATGCATGTGCCAGAATGATGGCTTTGAATGAATAGAGTATTTTCAGGGGAGGATCATCCAGATGGAACAGTTTCATCAGCAAAAGGTTGAGGAAACCGCTGTTACCATAGAAGATTACAAAACCAAGTACGACCAATATGGAAGGCAAGACGAATGGTATGGTGCTGATTCCCAGGATGAAACGCTTTTGCCTGATATTATACGTTGAAAGCAGATAGGCTCCCGGTAGGCCGATGGCAAGTGAGAGCAGGGTTGAAAGCAGTGCCTGATAGGTCGTGAACCAAAGTATTTTCCACGTGTATGGATCATCGAAGGTGTGCTTCAATAAGCTTAGGGTAAAACTTCCGTTGACGTAGAACGCTTGTAGGAGGGTGGACATAAGCGGTAGCAAGAACAACAGTAGCAACAGGACAATTGCAGGAACAGGGAGCAACGTAAGATAGAGTGGGTTGTCAGTTATATTTTTTTTTCTCATGTCCTTGACTCCGAAATGCAATATGATAAAACGGCTGTTTCAATGATACTCTTTTTTGCCATGGATTTACAATTGAATCATGAAAGGAAAAAATGACCCTCTTCCTTGTTTGTAAAGAAAAGAGGGTCTCTTGTCATGTATTGCTATTCGACCATTGCCTTTGTCCAATTGTCCAGCCACTTATCCAGGTTGTCCTGGACCCGCTGGGGATCGATGGATAATTTCTTGGGTTTCGGAGCCCACTTATAGGCATCCGGAAGCTTGATGGATGTATTGGCCGGATACATTGAATTTGCAATTGCTATGTCAAGCTGTGCATCGGTAAGCACGTAGTCAATGAAAGCTTCACTGCTTGCCACATCCTTGCAACTCTTTGTCAAGC from Spirochaetia bacterium harbors:
- a CDS encoding amidohydrolase family protein → MKDKMNGFCLKGNFIYMNDAGQLQTVVGGYGVCVDGISQGVFKQLPAAYKGFPIEDRGEELILPGLVDLHAHAPQYGYRGIGKELELLDWLETYTFPIEKKFGDLDYARQSYQLFVDDLLASATTRIVLFATIHVPATLFLMQLLETSGMVSFVGKVNMDRNSPDYYRETSARASLEATRNFLDEVASSGFSSTYPILTPRFIPSCSDELMHGLGKIQEDYDVPVQSHLSENRKEIAWVRQLCPDARFYGDCYYRDGLFGGGAPTIMAHCVSSSEDEIELMAKQGVFVAHCPSSNECIASGIAPIRRYLDRGMNVGFGSDVAGGYTLSIFNEMAEALKLSKMYWRYLDEKCSPLSVREVFDMATRRGGRFFGKVGSFDPGYQFDAVSIDDSAIRSLVSHTLENRLERLIYLHETCKLTQKYIKGKLVFSSNRHNGR
- a CDS encoding caspase family protein, with amino-acid sequence MKKKGCILLVLLSCLLTTSCSMEFNSPRQHGDIYLLSIALDYANTNVTTLKGTINDSNELTKAFEENTARCARNFHGTKFQQAGPLYGTETLTCPSYPSKDHLLSYLRQQITIASENDLTIISYSGHGDREKGSWLLGCTDEKTGRTICNGNINESQLLSPEELFAELSKIPGKKLIISDSCFCGNFIRQNSTTISKLTAGNVWKAALEKLYGTDPTYKDDIYVLCATTSDNTSHEPSPLLHDHIHGYFTKALLEGLGWCDGTKGQLENTIVPSAVQADGIQGKLSDGLPPACDSCNLLTTDSLYAYIITHQQIPLSDNGSGTSHQHPMTNGGRSDLILFAY
- a CDS encoding ABC transporter ATP-binding protein encodes the protein MIHNGLSCTLRKEYEQFELEVSFDIPEGELVSIIGPSGCGKSTTLQLITGLQRPDEGTLTWNGIDISNQPVYQRGMALVFQDYALYPHLNVENNIAYPLKLRKIKKTERLKRVYELLETVNLEGFGKRKIDSLSGGEKQRVALARALASDPKLLLLDEPLSALDAKLRMILRKTIRDIHDRTKGHDDLRYP
- a CDS encoding iron ABC transporter permease is translated as MRKKNITDNPLYLTLLPVPAIVLLLLLFLLPLMSTLLQAFYVNGSFTLSLLKHTFDDPYTWKILWFTTYQALLSTLLSLAIGLPGAYLLSTYNIRQKRFILGISTIPFVLPSILVVLGFVIFYGNSGFLNLLLMKLFHLDDPPLKILYSFKAIILAHAFYNFPIILNLVTTYQDNLDGRLELSSAVSGATRMQTFRYITLPRLIPAILSSSLLVFLFCFTSFAIILVLGGGPQYTTMEVEIYRRARITLDLGGASAYAIVSILLCLLILILYNAATRSMHTSEYSTQEIEKEKRPASSFGKMSAVIYAFLVAVFVLAPMLSIIVKSFLTKASQVNGMQLTLRWYKELFGYKTATGGMGEALPAIRNSLIIATVVALLSMPLSLMIATGAKRQHSLSASLIELLGMLPMAISSVIIGLGYYLIAARIHGNGFIMVVLAHLIISLPFVLRTVTPELRKLPQALNSSAQTLGATPFQAFLTVEIPLLRNALISGAIFAFALSMGEINATLTLASSHLVTLPIVMYRLIGSYNYNGACALGTILIAVCAVVFVTSEHTKRLSI
- a CDS encoding trypsin-like peptidase domain-containing protein; amino-acid sequence: MKRDIGTTDDHKGTLIIKLIISIVVLIVVLVVLGKWTKSLRQKYEEERLRTELTKVIDKEGTQGVLGLAGVKVNDIVYGKSGVSLVLDDGSAWQYTSEEEQNMRVWQKCNKTVVHISTSQVRDKSNIIDAEVVNESGSGVLFSTKGYVLTNSHVISKGEAISVTLADGSAFPAKVIGNDPVDDLAVLQIDTKSDVSLDLISFGTSGDLKIGQRVLAIGNPYGYDRTMTQGIISGLGRAVQTSQNGLIMGMIQTDAAIGPGNSGGPLLDLHGNMIGLNAAITTGTEGGASLNFAIPVDTVSSILPDLIEKGKVERGWLDLVPIQMTPQLAEYLGSNVEEGLLVSQVVAGGKAEKAGIRGGTTLVSYGASKFYLGGDIITEINGEKVASYNDYYKALLPTKSGDKADLTIIRDGKTKHVSVVLIEREQSDVAAILH
- the uvrB gene encoding excinuclease ABC subunit B: MHVVSPYEPAGDQQQAIDKLAAGIKAGDRAQVLKGVTGSGKTYTMAKIIEKVDRPTLVLSHNKTLAAQLFREFKDFFPDNAVEYFVSTYDYYQPEAYVPGKDLYIEKTADINQEIDRLRLSASFSLMERRDVIVVSTVSCIYGLGNPVSLHDMVRTYRKGQVFDHTVELEQLSRMLYERNDALLQRGSFRVRGDVIEICPAYLENAVRISLDWDVIDSIIWFDPLTGEKQASVEAFTLYPAKQFVMPQDAVKKAIGRIESELTSQIEFFRNSGKILEAERIKTRVEYDLEMLKEIGYCSGMENYSRPLTGRQEGERPACLLDYFPKDFITFIDESHVTLPQVGAMYEGDRARKLNLVNYGFRLPSALDNRPLKYSEFDTVVGQRVYVSATPGQNELSQAKQIVEQIIRPTGLLDPKIEVRSSEGQMEDLYKEIKLTIAKGQRVLVTTLTKKMAEDLTDYFVNLGLKVRYLHSEIETIERVEILRDLRLGTFDVLIGINLLREGLDLPEVALVAILDADKIGFLRSTTSLIQTIGRASRNAEGRVLMYADRVSDAMEDAIHETERRRTIQMEFNTAHGITPKTIKKAINDILEREVEDDKQDAKSDIAIRRGGYNLLIKSDRNKYIKELEKEMLRLAKDLEYEKAAVLRDEIEAVKAGALTK